Proteins encoded in a region of the Anopheles aquasalis chromosome 2, idAnoAquaMG_Q_19, whole genome shotgun sequence genome:
- the LOC126574350 gene encoding apolipoprotein D-like, translating to MKKIADCVILTLMFFLNTFSIGNGAIYTNSCLTFHHSYAFDVEKFLGTWYEQQRVYDPLDPEQEECVGMSYRLLENGTLAIVKSFKKSENGLTSVVGGTAELREPGVPQFYERLNSSNTVDQNKSVSILQTDYEYFAILYSCIPINSTHNQEELSVLHRRRQISFLEKLLLSAFCNSFWKRDVKGGLVHKWRNTEQSPEFCKPSFANETEMANSTEGPDETSNSEVLFETTSDAFTEISNEESTNESSAP from the exons atgaaaaaaatcgctGATTGTGTAATTCTGACgctgatgttttttttaaacacatttAGTATCGGCAATGGAGCCATTTATACCAACTCGTGCCTTACATTCCATCATTCATACGCATTCGATGTGGAAAAG TTCTTGGGCACATGGTACGAGCAACAGCGGGTATACGATCCCCTCGATCCGGAGCAGGAAGAGTGTGTCGGGATGAGTTATCGGTTGCTTGAGAATGGAACCTTAGCAATTGTAAAATCCTTTAAAAAGTCAGAAAATGGTTTAACAAGTGTCGTCGGCGGTACAGCAGAACTAAGGGAGCCAGGCGTGCCACAGTTTTACGAGCGCTTGAATTCGTCCAACACTGTCGATCAAA ACAAATCGGTTAGCATTTTGCAGACCGATTACGAATATTTTGCCATCCTCTATTCCTGCATTCCGATCAACTCAACGCACAATCAGG AGGAATTATCAGTATTGCACCGTCGACGGCAAATAAGTTTTTTAGAAAAATTGTTATTATCTGCCTTCTGCAATTCATTTTGGAAAAGGGACGTAAAAGGCGGGTTAGTACATAAATGGCGTAACACGGAACAGTCGCCCGAGTTCTGCAAACCGTCGTTTGCGAACGAGACAGAAATGGCGAACTCAACCGAGGGTCCTGACGAGACATCAAACAGTGAAGTGTTATTCGAAACCACGAGTGATGCATTCACCGAGATCTCGAACGAAGAGTCAACAAACGAGAGTTCGGCACCTTAG
- the LOC126574281 gene encoding serendipity locus protein H-1-like: MATIVQPQSRILATGTVAAGGGLLTTVANLPPPYKLQYADVTADKPPASSTPTTVTIITKTGDSPLDLTVRPVTLGPITPPATPSPLKKRYREDNLHNFVRVEEPQAKKVKAEPTADRSEPLDPEIVKKDLVTPAKPVGKVQSNGGGNEVAVVMPPKSTKNPPPTSATTKERRAKAIRKLKFDEENSSPVSGTIIISLEEAMNGDAPRESGDIDPQFNLVEVSDEVRAELAAITNVIGAYNCKLCRLEFEDAFGLAQHRCSCIVLLEYRCPECGKRFNCPANLASHRRWHKPREHAVGKKGGAAATNRANPVERSESTDSDGASGKFRCEQCDKTFKRPAYLKKHQLTHSKAAAATTQKASQVKRGTRAPTSVPTKSNEDSNHSNLSHQSVDSSSSIYTASGRTDRMTHDEMNARGTTPEQSSLTVFTIVANGDQADSSGQRPGSGYYYGEPTVTFVQQQRASSVVSSSGRGSAAPDHDDDPDSDCEERTLVINEDYREEEEEEEQDGNDEDEMERQYRSAYCDRFTEEENLAATVLARLRNGPSVIRHTTALVV; encoded by the coding sequence ATGGCAACGATCGTGCAACCACAATCCCGCATCCTGGCAACCGGCACCgtcgccgctggtggtggtctcctgacgacggtggccaaccTTCCACCGCCCTACAAACTCCAGTATGCCGATGTGACGGCCGATAAACCACCGGCCTCTAGCACCccaaccaccgtcaccatcatcaccaagaCTGGGGACAGTCCGCTGGATCTGACGGTGCGTCCGGTTACGCTCGGCCCGAtcacaccaccggccacaccCTCTCCCCTCAAGAAACGGTACCGCGAGGACAATCTGCACAACTTTGTGCGCGTCGAGGAACCACAGGCGAAGAAGGTAAAGGCGGAACCGACTGCCGACCGATCGGAACCGCTTGATCCGGAGATTGTGAAGAAGGATCTGGTCACCCCAGCCAAGCCTGTAGGAAAGGTGCaaagcaatggtggtggtaacgaggtggcggtggtcatGCCACCGAAGAGTACGAAAAATCCGCCACCAACCTCGGCCACAACGAAGGAACGGCGCGCGAAGGCGATACGGAAGCTAAAGTTTGACGAAGAAAACTCATCGCCAGTATCGGGCACGATCATCATTTCACTCGAGGAGGCCATGAACGGCGATGCACCACGGGAATCCGGTGATATCGATCCCCAGTTCAATCTGGTTGAGGTGTCGGATGAGGTACGGGCAGAATTGGCGGCCATCACGAACGTAATCGGTGCGTACAACTGTAAGCTGTGCCGGTTGGAGTTTGAGGATGCGTTCGGATTGGCTCAGCATCGCTGCTCCTGTATCGTGCTGCTCGAGTACCGGTGCCCGGAGTGCGGTAAGCGATTCAACTGCCCGGCAAATCTGGCTTCCCATCGTCGTTGGCATAAACCACGCGAGCACGCGGTGGGTAAGAAAGGAGGAGCGGCTGCCACTAACCGAGCCAACCCGGTGGAGCGAAGTGAATCAACCGATTCGGACGGTGCCAGTGGTAAGTTCCGGTGTGAGCAGTGTGACAAAACGTTCAAGCGGCCAGCCTACCTCAAGAAGCACCAACTGACGCACAGcaaagcggcagcggcgaccACGCAGAAGGCGTCCCAGGTGAAGCGTGGCACTAGAGCACCAACCAGTGTGCCAACGAAATCGAATGAAGACTCGAACCACTCGAACCTCTCGCACCAGTCGGTggatagtagcagcagcatctacaCAGCATCCGGCCGCACCGATCGAATGACCCACGACGAGATGAATGCTCGCGGAACCACGCCGGAACAATCATCACTGACTGTGTTCACGATTGTCGCCAATGGCGATCAAGCCGATAGTAGTGGACAGCGGCCGGGTAGTGGGTACTACTATGGCGAACCGACTGTTACgttcgtccagcagcagcgtgcatcCTCCGTGGTGTCCTCATCGGGGCGCGGTAGTGCCGCGCCGGATCATGACGACGATCCGGATAGCGATTGTGAGGAGCGTACGCTCGTCATCAATGAGGACTAccgtgaggaggaggaggaagaggagcaagaCGGAAACGATGAGGATGAAATGGAGCGCCAGTACCGGTCGGCGTACTGTGATCGGTTCACCGAGGAGGAAAATCTGGCCGCCACCGTCCTCGCTCGTCTCCGCAATGGCCCTTCGGTCATTCGCCACACGACGGCGCTGGTTGTGTAA
- the LOC126574290 gene encoding protein-cysteine N-palmitoyltransferase Rasp yields the protein MMAERPSLELIVCGVLYICCLAYAFYKNYELSNEHLKNYSSLVEGWSIFKPRRRDDFDFEWENFLTFIYRHGIFLWLHVALMEIVRLGRIRQISSVISTFGLIAIYCMYNGKVMLVLLMQTCTFYYGNPRTAYRRTVWLKTFAWIALINYFKVWYFYDKLNVHLNIDNDQLLELNLIISWNVIKCASFCLDKATEQESTGTSEPAYYGFVDLLAYLMYFPLVLMGPAIIYGRFKTVQQLSYLKKSRSASLKRITLLGTRLAMATFWAIVMLAGQHFLYVNLMHQDLALLETINLWALYGLGFLMGQFFYIKYIVFYGTGIAFGHFDGIDMPPKPICIARVNQYSDMWKYFDRSLYEFLFKYIYTQLCARTSPMAQKVLASLATFAFIYVWHGVFKFILIWSLTNWVCILLERLVNHCTPANSRWRALIGTHVFIPSVLSNFFFFTSEHVGFIYLRRTYASGITNYLGLYAASYCFYQTGQLVKCVQTNRT from the exons ATGATGGCTGAACGCCCATCGCTGGAGCTCATCGTATGCGGCGTGCTTTATATTTGCTGCCTTGCATATGCGTTCTACAAAAACTACGAACTCAGCAATG AGCACCTTAAGAACTATAGCAGTCTCGTAGAAGGATGGTCCATCTTTAAACCAAGGCGCCGGGATGATTTTGATTTCGAGTGGGAGAACTTTCTTACTTTTATCTACCGACACGGGATATTCCTATGGCTGCACGTAGCACTGATGGAAATTGTGCGCCTGGGGCGCATCAGGCAAATATCCAGTGTTATATCAACGTTCGGACTGATCGCTATCTATTGTATGTACAACGGCaaggtgatgctggtgctgctgatgcaaaCGTGCACGTTTTACTACGGCAACCCCCGGACCGCCTATCGGCGTACGGTGTGGTTGAAAACCTTTGCCTGGATAGCGCTCATCAACTACTTCAAGGTGTGGTACTTTTACGATAAATTGAACGTCCATCTCAACATCGATAACGATCAGTTGCTTGAGCTGAATTTGATCATATCGTGGAACGTTATCAAGTGTGCCAGCTTTTGCTTAGACAAAGCAACCGAACAGGAATCCACGGGGACGTCCGAGCCGGCCTACTATGGGTTTGTCGATCTTCTCGCGTACCTCATGTACTTTCCCTTGGTGCTGATGGGACCGGCCATTATCTATGGTCGCTTCAAAACTGTACAACAACTATCCTACCTAAAAAAGTCTCGTTCTGCCAGTTTGAAACGCATAACGCTACTAGGCACGCGTCTAGCGATGGCCACCTTTTGGGCCATCGTAATGCTGGCCGGACAGCACTTTCTGTACGTCAATCTGATGCACCAAGATCTGGCCCTGCTCGAGACCATCAATCTCTGGGCACTGTATGGGCTCGGTTTTTTGATGGGTCAGTTTTTCTACATCAAATACATCGTGTTCTACGGTACTGGTATAGCGTTTGGGCACTTTGACGGTATTGATATGCCTCCCAAACCGATCTGCATCGCGCGCGTTAATCAATACTCGGACATGTGGAAATATTTCGATCGCAGTTTGTACGAGTTTCTGTTCAAGTACATCTACACGCAGCTCTGTGCCCGAACCTCACCGATGGCTCAGAAAGTGCTGGCCAGTTTGGCGACTTTTGCCTTCATTTACGTATGGCACGGTGTGTTCAAGTTCATACTCATATGGTCGTTGACCAACTGGGTTTGCATATTGCTTGAGAGGCTTGTGAATCACTGCACCCCGGCCAACAGTCGCTGGCGTGCCCTTATCGGTACACACGTGTTCATCCCTTCGGTTTTATccaactttttcttcttcacttcgGAGCATGTTGGCTTCATCTACCTTCGGCGTACGTACGCAAGCGGAATTACCAACTACCTCGGACTGTATGCCGCCTCGTACTGTTTCTATCAAACCGGCCAGCTAGTGAAATGTGTGCAGACGAATCGAACGTGA
- the LOC126574370 gene encoding peptidyl-prolyl cis-trans isomerase NIMA-interacting 4: MPPKKDAKGGAKSGAAPAKGGAKKGAGGDEGAAKEKKGGTAVKVRHILCEKQGKILEALEKLKEGQAFNVVATNYSEDKARQGGDLGWQIRGAMVGPFQDAAFALPISTTNAPKYTDPPIKTKFGYHIIMVEGKKL; encoded by the exons ATGCCTccgaaaaaggatgcaaagGGTGGCGCGAAGAGTGGCGCAGCCCCCGCTAAAGGGGGAGCCAAAAAGGGAGCCGGTGGAGATGAAG gtgcagcaaaagagaaaaagggaggaacGGCCGTGAAAGTGCGGCACATACTTTGTGAGAAGCAGGGCAAAATACTGGAGGCACTGGAAAAGCTGAAGGAAGGTCAGGCGTTCAACGTGGTAGCGACCAACTACAGTGAAGACAAAGCCCGGCAAGGAGGGGATCTGGGATGGCAGATACGTGGCGCTATGGTCGGCCCATTCCAGGATGCAGCCTTTGCCCTGCCGATCTCGACCACCAACGCTCCCAAGTACACGGATCCACCAATCAAGACCAAGTTCGGATACCACATCATCATGGTCGAAGGCAAGAAGTTGTAA